One window of the Bacteroidales bacterium genome contains the following:
- the aroB gene encoding 3-dehydroquinate synthase, giving the protein MDKAITIKTSDYTIFLGVNAANALDVFLNTKSYSKIFVLMDENTYAHCYPVLSSDTENLLNAELLLIDAGEDNKNIEIATQLWESLTDSGADRHSLLINLGGGVVSDLGGFVASIFKRGMDFINIPTSLLAMIDASIGGKTGINLGHYKNQIGLFSPPKQIIIDPRFLETLPQEQILSAYAEMLKHGLIEDKKYWKELSEIAELTPKNLIPYIEKSIHIKKQIVDKDPTEKGLRKVLNYGHSVGHAIESFFMDTDSPILHGEAVAIGMLAEAYLSTEILNMAVKDLGKIDQNIRLHYSHIHIDESQIDTIVSLTMHDKKKEGLHLNFSLLKQIGQCEINQQVTKEQIIRSLKYIIHGFTG; this is encoded by the coding sequence ATGGACAAAGCCATCACAATAAAAACATCTGATTACACAATATTTTTAGGTGTAAATGCAGCTAATGCTTTAGATGTTTTCTTGAACACGAAATCATACTCTAAGATATTTGTTTTGATGGACGAAAATACTTACGCTCATTGCTATCCTGTTTTATCTTCAGATACTGAGAATTTATTAAATGCTGAGCTCTTGCTTATAGATGCCGGCGAGGATAATAAAAATATAGAAATCGCTACTCAGTTATGGGAAAGTCTTACCGATAGTGGTGCCGATCGTCATTCTCTATTAATAAATTTAGGTGGTGGAGTAGTAAGTGATTTAGGTGGTTTTGTTGCTTCTATCTTTAAACGAGGAATGGATTTTATAAATATTCCAACTTCTTTATTGGCTATGATCGATGCTTCTATAGGTGGAAAAACCGGAATTAACCTTGGACATTATAAAAATCAAATAGGTTTGTTTTCTCCACCTAAACAAATCATTATTGATCCAAGATTTTTAGAAACACTTCCGCAAGAACAGATTCTTTCGGCTTATGCCGAAATGCTTAAACATGGGTTAATAGAAGATAAAAAATACTGGAAAGAGTTAAGCGAAATTGCAGAACTAACACCAAAAAATCTTATTCCATATATTGAAAAATCTATTCATATAAAAAAGCAAATTGTGGATAAAGATCCTACGGAAAAAGGTTTGCGAAAGGTTCTTAATTATGGACATTCCGTAGGTCATGCAATAGAATCATTTTTTATGGACACAGACTCTCCTATATTGCATGGCGAAGCCGTTGCTATCGGTATGTTGGCAGAAGCGTATTTGTCGACAGAAATTTTAAATATGGCGGTTAAAGATCTCGGAAAAATAGACCAGAATATACGTTTACATTATAGTCATATCCATATCGACGAAAGTCAAATTGATACTATTGTAAGCTTGACTATGCACGATAAGAAAAAAGAAGGATTGCATTTAAATTTCAGCTTGTTAAAGCAAATTGGGCAATGCGAAATTAATCAGCAAGTAACGAAAGAACAAATAATAAGATCATTAAAATATATCATTCATGGCTTTACTGGTTAA
- a CDS encoding 2-oxoglutarate dehydrogenase E1 component — MDKYSYLNTKPEEVEDLYQLFLENPENVEYGWRKFFEGFEFFKNDYTAQADGVSSSEYKVINLIEDYRKRGHLFTKTNPVRVRRHYTPSLDYQNFGLEKKDLEKVFEAGKKVGLGAAKLKDIIQMLEQTYCGSVAVEYDYIRNLDEVAWLKSKLELSKSTPSFSKDEKLAILNKLTQAVGFEKFIHKKFPGQKRFSLEGAESLIPALDAAIERGNDLGISEFMIGMAHRGRLNVLANIMGKPYRQIFSEFSGNEYEDSFLLGDVKYHLGYTSETKTNKEKDIVLTLSPNPSHLEAVNPVVEGLTRAKIDNLKSDTNEDSIIPIIIHGDASIAGQGVVYEVAQMSKLKAYSTGGTLHLVINNQIGFTTNYLDARTSTYCTDVAKTIQAPVFHVNGDDAEAVAFTAMLAIEYRQKFHKDIFIDLLCYRKYGHNEGDEPRFTQPVLYKAIEKHDDPRVIYAKKLVEQNEISLEESDRIETDFYNLLEESFLSAKKITTANISSFLEKEWEGIKKATKADFDKSPDTGVDLDILQQIGQKITSLPDDKKFFRKIVSLQKTRNNMVFKHQKLDWAMGELLAYGSLVNEGIPVRISGQDVERGTFSHRHAVFTVDDCDETYTPLKNISEKQAPFKIYNSLLSEYGVLGFEYGYAMASPQELIIWEAQFGDFNNGAQIIFDQFLSSAEDKWNVMNDLVIFLPHGYEGQGPEHSSARMERFLTLCAENNFQVVNLTNPANMFHVLRRQLKRKFRKPLVIFTPKSLLRHPEAVSNISEFTKGGFKEVIDDSSADSKKIKRVLFCSGKVYYDLLAEKRAIKDETVAIIRLEQLYPLPKKQIYKIIDKYKNAEKLMWVQEEPYNMGAGPFIRSELEDLNLYIVARPATGSPATGSSKFHQKQQRKIVEKPFDECGDCPLKGTICKMACIGNNWQEFNLELEKNTPK, encoded by the coding sequence ATGGATAAATATTCCTATTTGAATACCAAGCCTGAGGAAGTTGAAGATTTATATCAACTGTTTCTCGAAAATCCGGAAAATGTAGAATATGGCTGGCGTAAATTTTTTGAAGGCTTTGAGTTTTTTAAAAATGATTATACAGCACAAGCCGATGGCGTGTCTTCTTCGGAATACAAAGTAATAAACTTGATTGAAGATTATCGAAAGAGAGGTCATTTGTTTACCAAAACAAATCCTGTTCGTGTACGTCGTCATTATACTCCCTCTTTAGATTATCAAAATTTTGGTTTAGAAAAGAAAGATTTAGAAAAGGTATTTGAGGCTGGTAAGAAAGTTGGCTTGGGAGCTGCTAAATTGAAAGATATTATTCAAATGTTAGAACAAACTTATTGCGGTTCGGTTGCAGTTGAATATGATTATATCCGTAATTTAGATGAAGTAGCCTGGCTAAAATCTAAATTAGAATTATCTAAAAGCACTCCTTCTTTTTCAAAAGACGAGAAACTTGCGATTTTAAATAAGCTAACTCAAGCTGTTGGCTTCGAAAAATTTATTCATAAGAAATTCCCGGGACAAAAACGTTTTTCATTAGAAGGAGCTGAGTCTTTAATCCCTGCTTTAGACGCTGCTATTGAGCGAGGAAACGACCTTGGAATTAGTGAATTTATGATTGGAATGGCGCATCGTGGTCGTTTAAATGTGCTGGCTAATATTATGGGAAAACCCTACCGTCAGATTTTTAGCGAATTTTCCGGTAATGAATATGAAGATTCTTTTTTATTGGGCGATGTAAAATATCATTTAGGCTATACTTCTGAAACAAAGACTAATAAAGAAAAAGATATTGTTTTAACTCTTTCGCCTAACCCATCTCATTTGGAAGCTGTTAATCCTGTTGTTGAAGGTTTGACCCGTGCTAAAATAGATAATCTTAAATCAGATACAAACGAAGATTCTATAATCCCAATAATTATTCACGGAGATGCTTCTATTGCCGGTCAGGGTGTTGTTTATGAGGTGGCTCAAATGTCGAAATTGAAAGCTTATTCAACCGGAGGAACTTTACATTTGGTTATCAATAATCAGATTGGTTTTACCACTAACTATCTCGATGCTCGTACTTCTACCTACTGTACTGATGTGGCTAAAACTATACAAGCACCTGTTTTTCATGTTAATGGAGATGATGCTGAAGCCGTTGCTTTTACTGCAATGTTGGCAATTGAATATCGACAAAAATTCCATAAAGATATATTTATTGATTTATTGTGTTATCGAAAATACGGACATAACGAAGGTGATGAGCCTCGTTTTACTCAGCCGGTTCTTTATAAAGCCATTGAAAAACATGATGATCCTCGTGTGATATACGCCAAGAAATTAGTCGAACAAAATGAGATTAGCTTAGAAGAATCAGATAGAATTGAAACGGACTTTTATAATTTATTGGAAGAATCTTTTTTAAGTGCAAAAAAAATTACCACTGCCAACATTAGTTCGTTTTTAGAAAAAGAATGGGAAGGAATTAAAAAAGCAACCAAAGCAGATTTTGATAAATCACCGGATACCGGAGTGGACTTAGATATTCTTCAACAAATCGGACAAAAGATTACAAGTTTGCCTGATGATAAAAAGTTTTTTAGAAAAATTGTCAGTTTACAAAAAACACGTAACAATATGGTGTTTAAACACCAAAAGCTCGATTGGGCAATGGGAGAATTACTTGCTTATGGTTCGTTGGTGAATGAAGGAATACCTGTTAGGATAAGCGGGCAAGATGTTGAACGAGGAACATTTTCGCATCGCCATGCTGTATTTACAGTTGATGATTGTGATGAAACATATACTCCTTTAAAAAATATTAGTGAGAAACAAGCTCCATTTAAAATATATAACTCTCTACTCTCAGAATATGGGGTTTTAGGTTTTGAATATGGATACGCTATGGCTTCGCCTCAGGAATTAATAATTTGGGAAGCTCAGTTTGGAGATTTTAATAATGGAGCTCAAATAATTTTTGATCAGTTTTTAAGTAGTGCCGAGGATAAATGGAATGTAATGAACGATTTGGTTATTTTTCTTCCTCATGGTTATGAAGGACAAGGACCTGAACATTCAAGTGCACGAATGGAGCGCTTTTTAACTCTTTGTGCAGAGAATAATTTTCAAGTGGTAAATCTCACTAACCCGGCAAATATGTTTCACGTTTTGCGCCGTCAACTGAAACGCAAATTCCGTAAGCCTTTAGTAATATTTACTCCTAAAAGTTTGTTGCGTCATCCCGAAGCCGTATCCAATATTAGCGAATTTACAAAAGGAGGTTTTAAGGAAGTAATTGATGATAGCAGTGCCGATTCTAAGAAAATAAAACGTGTGCTTTTTTGTAGCGGGAAGGTGTATTACGATTTATTAGCAGAAAAAAGAGCAATTAAAGATGAGACTGTAGCCATTATTCGTCTTGAACAATTATATCCTTTACCAAAAAAACAGATTTATAAGATTATAGATAAATATAAGAATGCCGAAAAGCTGATGTGGGTTCAGGAAGAACCGTATAATATGGGTGCCGGTCCGTTTATTCGCTCAGAATTGGAAGATTTGAATTTATATATTGTTGCCAGACCCGCAACAGGAAGCCCCGCAACAGGATCTAGTAAGTTTCATCAAAAACAACAAAGGAAAATAGTTGAAAAACCCTTTGATGAATGTGGAGATTGTCCGCTAAAAGGAACCATTTGTAAGATGGCTTGTATAGGAAATAATTGGCAAGAGTTTAATCTTGAATTAGAAAAAAATACACCAAAATGA
- a CDS encoding PD-(D/E)XK nuclease family protein translates to MVSKKQKTFIEELIDKLLIDYTRNFSQLCIITPNRRAQVFIKNYLQEKGIPMLLPTLFSIDDFIQHLSPYTILDNIDLSFELYLVYKELEGEDAQPFEHFIKWATVLINDFNEIDMHLGDANALFNYLSDDYAIREWNLGIKDLTDFQKNYLAFFHKLNDYYQYFTQRILSQNTAYNGLAYRYVAENIQELMQEQHWNKLIFAGFNALTLSEEKIIRSLYESKQAELIWDVDEYYFSDKNQEAGLFLRKYASWYKFDKDTIAKHFQNPKEINVIAVPKEIGQAKIASELLKNNLNTKDLNNTALVLADENLLVAVLNSLDKDVLTETNVTMGYPLKNTAAHLLFRLFLKMQFVGQRQQKLRNQSHLRFLNEDLIQVLTNPLMADFFGKNTEIISAVQKQLYWTPTELQVLFNKTTTLDTLFLFVDFENNAKKAINFFQDFIKEFFLHYQEADSNLQLRYSSDREAFVLYSHMLNRLTDRINKYGFPINLQEFKIVFEQLIGNQNQAFHGEPLKGLQLMGLLETRILDFENLIILSVNEDILPSGKMSNSFIPVDIKRIFKLPTYTEKNAIFAYHFYRLLQRAKNVHLLYSTTAAKLVGGEKSRFITQLSLELFEYNPLSDFKETLYNFKEIKPENRFDISIEKDISVQERLLAIAKKGFSPTAINTYISCPLKFYFKHILRVEEPKDEKSFIDDRMVGNIIHHTLETLYKPFVGKAVNIDDLSKMKEQLLDEIQTQAKLEAKGQLLDSGQNLLAIKGIERYLEEFFAEEKKSLKENIKKGGSLIILGVEQTLKKKIIIPEKGIEIKVAGNADRIDRWNRKVRVLDYKTGYVDPKALKKIEFDELFLDSKHEKTLQLLTYVWLLKDDYPKDDLQSGIIALRNVHNHYIFLSDSSEESLSKESLTIFESNLLEFFNELFDEKIPFVQTREKQNCQYCPYANICLK, encoded by the coding sequence ATGGTTTCAAAAAAACAAAAGACTTTTATTGAGGAATTAATTGATAAGCTGTTAATAGATTATACACGTAATTTTAGTCAGTTATGTATTATTACGCCTAACCGTCGCGCGCAAGTTTTTATTAAAAACTATCTGCAAGAAAAAGGTATCCCAATGTTGCTTCCAACATTGTTTTCTATCGACGATTTTATTCAGCATCTTTCGCCCTATACTATTCTTGATAATATTGATTTGAGTTTTGAGTTATATTTGGTTTATAAGGAATTAGAAGGTGAGGACGCTCAGCCGTTTGAACATTTTATTAAATGGGCAACAGTTTTAATTAACGATTTTAACGAGATAGATATGCATCTTGGCGATGCCAATGCCTTGTTTAATTATTTAAGTGATGATTATGCTATTAGAGAATGGAATTTAGGAATAAAAGACCTTACGGATTTTCAGAAAAACTATTTAGCTTTCTTTCATAAATTAAACGACTATTATCAATATTTTACTCAGCGGATTTTAAGTCAAAATACAGCATATAATGGTTTAGCTTACCGGTATGTGGCTGAGAATATTCAAGAATTGATGCAAGAGCAACATTGGAATAAACTAATATTTGCCGGCTTTAATGCTCTTACACTTTCCGAAGAAAAAATAATTCGTTCGCTTTATGAATCCAAACAAGCTGAGCTGATTTGGGATGTGGATGAATACTACTTTTCTGATAAAAACCAAGAAGCAGGCTTGTTTTTAAGGAAATATGCTAGTTGGTATAAATTCGATAAAGATACTATTGCTAAACATTTTCAAAACCCTAAAGAAATAAATGTTATTGCAGTTCCAAAAGAAATTGGTCAGGCTAAGATAGCATCAGAATTACTAAAAAATAACTTAAATACTAAAGATTTAAATAATACGGCTCTTGTATTAGCAGACGAGAATCTTTTGGTAGCCGTTTTAAATAGTTTGGATAAAGACGTTTTAACCGAAACGAATGTTACTATGGGTTACCCGTTAAAAAATACGGCAGCTCATTTATTATTCCGACTTTTTCTAAAAATGCAGTTTGTAGGTCAACGACAACAAAAGCTTAGAAATCAATCGCATTTGCGATTTTTAAATGAAGATTTAATACAAGTGTTGACAAACCCCCTAATGGCTGACTTTTTTGGGAAAAATACAGAAATTATTTCTGCTGTTCAAAAACAATTATACTGGACTCCAACAGAATTACAAGTATTATTTAACAAAACAACGACTTTAGATACTCTCTTTTTATTTGTCGATTTTGAAAATAATGCTAAAAAAGCCATTAACTTTTTTCAAGATTTTATAAAGGAGTTCTTTTTGCATTATCAGGAAGCCGATTCTAATTTGCAGTTGCGATATTCGTCTGATAGGGAGGCCTTTGTGCTTTATTCGCATATGCTAAATAGGTTGACTGATAGAATTAACAAATACGGTTTCCCAATTAATTTGCAGGAGTTTAAAATTGTATTTGAACAGCTTATTGGAAATCAAAATCAGGCATTCCACGGCGAACCACTAAAAGGATTACAGCTAATGGGCTTGCTCGAAACGCGTATACTCGATTTTGAAAATCTTATAATTTTATCCGTTAATGAAGATATATTACCTTCCGGGAAAATGTCTAACTCTTTTATTCCGGTCGACATAAAACGAATATTTAAACTTCCTACTTATACGGAAAAAAACGCCATTTTCGCTTATCATTTCTATCGTCTTTTGCAAAGAGCTAAAAACGTTCATTTGCTATATAGTACCACAGCAGCTAAGCTTGTTGGTGGCGAAAAAAGCAGATTTATTACACAGCTTTCATTGGAGCTTTTTGAATATAATCCGTTATCTGATTTTAAAGAGACTTTGTATAATTTCAAGGAAATAAAACCTGAAAACAGATTCGATATAAGCATTGAAAAAGACATCTCAGTTCAAGAAAGATTGTTAGCCATTGCTAAAAAAGGATTTTCGCCAACGGCGATAAATACTTATATAAGCTGTCCGCTTAAATTTTATTTTAAACATATATTAAGAGTTGAGGAGCCAAAAGACGAGAAAAGCTTTATTGATGATAGAATGGTCGGGAATATTATTCATCATACTTTAGAGACTTTATATAAACCATTTGTAGGAAAAGCGGTAAATATTGATGATTTATCAAAAATGAAAGAGCAATTGCTCGACGAAATTCAAACTCAAGCCAAGCTTGAAGCTAAGGGACAGCTGTTAGATTCCGGACAAAATCTTCTTGCAATAAAAGGTATTGAAAGATATCTTGAGGAATTTTTTGCAGAGGAAAAAAAATCGCTAAAGGAGAATATAAAAAAGGGTGGCAGTTTAATAATTTTAGGGGTGGAACAAACACTAAAAAAGAAAATTATTATACCGGAAAAAGGCATAGAAATTAAAGTTGCCGGTAATGCCGATCGTATTGACCGTTGGAACAGAAAAGTTCGGGTTTTAGATTATAAAACGGGTTATGTAGATCCAAAGGCATTAAAGAAAATAGAGTTTGATGAATTATTTTTAGACTCAAAACACGAAAAAACTCTTCAGCTTTTAACCTATGTTTGGCTGTTAAAAGACGACTACCCAAAAGATGATTTACAAAGTGGTATTATAGCTTTACGTAATGTACATAATCATTATATTTTTCTTTCTGATTCTTCCGAAGAGTCATTATCTAAAGAGAGTCTGACCATTTTTGAAAGTAATTTACTCGAATTTTTCAATGAGCTTTTTGATGAGAAAATCCCATTTGTTCAAACAAGAGAAAAACAGAATTGTCAATATTGTCCGTATGCTAATATTTGTCTTAAGTAA
- a CDS encoding nucleotidyltransferase family protein, producing the protein MKAIILAAGLGTRLFPFTKNKPKALVEVQGKPLIQHQLEKLKKAGFTQVLVNIHYFGEQIIEFLDKHNNFGLEIYISDERDELLDTGGALRKASDFIRGDEPVLIHNVDVLSNISLKEMLDSHRLKGALATLAVRKRETSRYLLFNKQNQLRAWENIKTGEKKGYSTESNLERAAFSGIHIVSPKCVDLFPNKKAFSVIDFYIDIIKSYTVSGYFHDKSIWLDVGKPETLAEAEKLII; encoded by the coding sequence GTGAAAGCTATTATTCTTGCAGCAGGATTGGGTACCCGATTGTTTCCTTTTACCAAAAACAAGCCAAAAGCACTTGTCGAAGTACAGGGAAAACCGCTAATTCAACATCAGTTAGAAAAACTTAAAAAGGCGGGTTTTACTCAAGTGCTTGTAAATATCCATTATTTCGGAGAGCAAATAATAGAATTCTTGGATAAGCATAATAATTTCGGATTAGAAATTTATATTTCTGATGAGCGTGATGAACTTTTAGATACCGGTGGTGCTCTACGAAAAGCATCTGATTTTATCCGAGGCGATGAGCCGGTACTTATTCATAATGTTGATGTGCTTAGTAATATTTCTTTAAAGGAAATGCTTGACAGTCACCGTTTAAAAGGAGCTTTGGCAACATTAGCTGTTCGCAAAAGAGAAACATCAAGATATTTACTTTTTAATAAACAGAATCAGCTTCGTGCTTGGGAAAATATAAAAACAGGAGAAAAAAAAGGCTATAGCACAGAAAGTAATCTTGAGCGAGCCGCATTTTCTGGGATTCATATTGTTTCACCAAAATGTGTCGATTTATTTCCCAATAAAAAGGCGTTTTCGGTTATAGATTTTTATATAGATATCATAAAATCATATACGGTAAGTGGTTATTTTCACGATAAATCTATTTGGTTAGATGTGGGAAAACCTGAAACTTTGGCTGAAGCCGAAAAACTAATAATTTAG
- the dnaA gene encoding chromosomal replication initiator protein DnaA: MEKDHIKVWDNCLRFIQDNVNIQGYKTWFEPIVPLKLVNSVLTIQVPSQFFYEWLEEHYIKLIRMVIKKELGSKGRLEYSIIMDNSVPGKDKKSIKLPTSSKGAVNNPAVSMPYTMNRAKPKDIPNPFIIPGIRKVKVNSQLVDSNSFANFIEGDCNRLARSAGYAVAENPGKTSFNPLFLYSSTGLGKTHLSHAIGLQVRENFPDKTVLYLHSNQFISQFIDSIRNGNQNDFIHFYQMIDVLIIDDVHLLAGKEKTLDVFFQVFNHLHQNGKQIVITSDIPPVELTGFNNRLISRFKWGLAADLQAPDLETRIAIIQKKLYNDGIEMPQDVIEYLAYSITNSIRELEGALISIMAQSSLNKKEITIDLAKQIIDKYVKSTNREISIEYIQKVVCEYFSLPLDVINSKTRKREIVQARQLAMFFSKKHTKSSLATIGQHCGNKDHATVLHAVKTVNNLVDTDKKFKSYVDDLDKKIKLQ; the protein is encoded by the coding sequence ATGGAGAAAGATCATATTAAAGTTTGGGATAATTGTTTGCGTTTTATTCAGGATAACGTAAATATTCAGGGGTATAAAACTTGGTTTGAACCAATTGTGCCGCTAAAATTAGTCAATAGTGTTTTAACAATACAGGTTCCCAGTCAGTTTTTTTACGAATGGCTCGAAGAGCATTATATAAAACTGATTCGTATGGTTATTAAAAAAGAATTGGGTTCTAAAGGACGCTTAGAATACAGTATTATTATGGATAACTCCGTACCCGGAAAGGATAAAAAAAGCATTAAGCTTCCAACATCCAGTAAAGGCGCAGTTAATAATCCTGCTGTATCAATGCCTTACACTATGAATAGAGCAAAGCCAAAAGATATTCCGAATCCATTTATTATTCCCGGAATAAGAAAAGTTAAAGTAAACTCTCAATTAGTCGATTCTAATTCTTTTGCAAATTTTATTGAAGGTGATTGTAACCGCTTGGCTCGTTCTGCCGGTTATGCTGTTGCTGAAAATCCCGGTAAAACATCTTTTAATCCACTGTTTTTATATAGCTCAACAGGATTGGGAAAAACGCATTTGTCGCATGCTATCGGTTTGCAGGTTCGAGAAAATTTTCCTGATAAAACGGTTTTATATCTTCATTCAAACCAGTTTATTTCTCAGTTTATAGACAGTATCAGAAATGGTAATCAAAATGATTTTATCCATTTCTATCAGATGATAGATGTGTTAATTATTGATGATGTGCATTTATTAGCCGGTAAAGAAAAAACATTAGATGTGTTTTTTCAAGTTTTTAATCATTTGCATCAAAATGGAAAACAAATAGTTATTACTTCAGATATTCCTCCTGTTGAACTTACCGGTTTTAATAACAGATTAATTTCTCGATTTAAATGGGGCTTGGCAGCCGATTTGCAAGCACCCGATTTAGAAACTCGTATTGCAATTATTCAAAAGAAATTATATAACGATGGTATTGAAATGCCTCAAGATGTGATTGAATATCTAGCATACAGTATTACTAACAGTATTCGTGAGTTAGAGGGTGCTTTAATTAGCATTATGGCGCAGAGCTCTCTGAATAAAAAAGAAATAACTATCGATCTTGCTAAACAGATTATAGATAAATACGTAAAATCTACTAATCGCGAAATCTCGATAGAATATATCCAAAAAGTTGTTTGTGAATATTTTAGTCTTCCTCTAGATGTTATTAATAGCAAAACACGCAAGCGCGAAATTGTGCAAGCTCGTCAATTGGCAATGTTCTTTTCTAAAAAACATACTAAATCGTCTTTGGCAACTATCGGACAACATTGTGGGAACAAAGATCATGCAACCGTATTGCATGCTGTAAAAACCGTGAATAATTTAGTTGATACCGACAAAAAGTTTAAAAGCTATGTCGACGATTTAGATAAAAAGATAAAGTTACAATAG
- a CDS encoding 3-phosphoshikimate 1-carboxyvinyltransferase — MALLVKKDNRSLKGRIQLPPSKSESARLLIIDAILGTEDLAIENLSDSTDSTTLKSSLESLLRLKGTNISLNLDIHDSGTAMRFITAYAAGINVKTFITGTGRMKQRPLGILVDKLKELGSSITYIEDEGYPPIRIEGKRLKGGEIEIDATVSSQFISALLLVAPKMLHGLKIKLLGEVISAPYIDMTLKVMREFGIEIERKENIISIRKQRYQNKKVYRIESDWSAASYWYQMAAFADEVDLTLLGLKQKSTQGDSIIAEWASEFGVQTSFTEEGVHLTKVKCETISIEKDFHNNPDLAQTLITTTAGLQMRGDFTGLKTLRLKETDRVSALVNELGALNVNISVDNNKMKLLPAKLVVKDKVKVYADHRMAMSFAPLSMILGQLVIDSPSVVAKSYPNFWGDLKSVGFELTEV; from the coding sequence ATGGCTTTACTGGTTAAAAAAGATAATAGAAGTTTAAAGGGTCGTATTCAGTTGCCGCCGTCTAAAAGCGAAAGTGCTAGATTATTAATTATCGATGCAATTTTAGGCACAGAAGATTTGGCCATTGAGAATCTTTCGGACAGTACGGATTCTACAACTTTGAAATCTTCGCTAGAATCGTTATTGAGACTTAAAGGCACAAATATTTCGCTCAATTTGGATATCCACGATTCAGGAACGGCAATGCGTTTTATTACGGCTTATGCAGCAGGGATTAATGTGAAAACTTTTATTACCGGCACCGGGCGAATGAAACAAAGACCATTGGGTATTTTGGTTGATAAATTGAAAGAACTTGGCTCTTCAATTACTTATATAGAAGATGAAGGATATCCTCCCATACGAATTGAGGGCAAAAGATTAAAAGGCGGAGAAATTGAAATTGATGCCACCGTGAGTTCGCAGTTTATTTCGGCTTTGCTTTTGGTGGCTCCAAAAATGTTACATGGCTTAAAAATAAAACTTCTTGGAGAGGTGATTTCTGCACCTTATATCGATATGACTTTAAAGGTTATGCGTGAGTTTGGCATTGAAATAGAGCGTAAGGAAAATATTATCTCCATCAGAAAACAACGCTATCAAAATAAAAAGGTGTATCGTATTGAGTCTGATTGGAGCGCAGCTTCATATTGGTATCAAATGGCGGCTTTTGCCGATGAAGTTGATCTTACTCTACTTGGATTAAAACAAAAAAGTACACAAGGTGATAGTATAATTGCAGAATGGGCAAGCGAGTTTGGCGTTCAAACAAGCTTTACTGAAGAGGGTGTTCATTTGACTAAAGTAAAATGTGAAACAATATCTATTGAAAAAGATTTTCATAATAACCCTGATTTGGCTCAAACACTTATAACAACTACTGCCGGATTGCAAATGCGAGGTGATTTTACCGGATTGAAAACTCTTAGGTTAAAAGAAACTGATAGAGTAAGTGCTTTGGTAAATGAATTAGGTGCTTTAAACGTAAATATTTCTGTTGATAATAACAAAATGAAACTTCTACCTGCAAAACTTGTAGTTAAAGATAAGGTTAAAGTATATGCCGACCATCGCATGGCTATGTCTTTTGCTCCTCTAAGTATGATTTTGGGACAGCTCGTTATAGATTCCCCCTCTGTGGTTGCTAAATCATATCCTAATTTTTGGGGTGATCTAAAAAGTGTTGGGTTTGAACTTACTGAAGTTTAA